A stretch of Bubalus bubalis isolate 160015118507 breed Murrah chromosome 19, NDDB_SH_1, whole genome shotgun sequence DNA encodes these proteins:
- the GPBP1 gene encoding vasculin isoform X1: protein MAQHDFAPAWLNFPTPPSSTKSSLNFEKHSENFSWTENRYDVNRRRHNSSDGFDSGIGRPNGGNFGRKEKNGWRTHGRNGTENINHRGGYHGGSSRSRSSIFHSGKSQGLHENNIPDSETGRKDDKRERKQFEAEDFPSLNPEYEREPNQNKSLAAGVWGLHAQTHTYPTKKISQAPLLEYPPNPKSRTQRMLVIKKGNTKDLQLSGFPVVGNLQSQPVKNGTGPSVYKGLVPKPAAPPTKPTQWKSQTKENKVGTSFPHESTYGVGNFNAFKSTAKNFSPSTTSVKECNRSNSSSPVDKLNQQPRLTKLTRMRTDKKSEFLKALKRDRVEEEHEDESHVGSEKDDDSFNLHNSNSTHQERDINRNFDENEIPQENGNASVISQQIIRSSTFPQTDVLSSSLEAEHRLLKEMGWQEDSENDETCAPLTEDEMREFQVISEQLQKNGLRKNGILKNGLICDFKFGPWKNSTFKPTIENDDTETSSSDTSDDDDV from the exons TCGTCACTGAATTTTGAAAAGCATTCTGAAAACTTTTCATGGACAGAAAATCGTTATGATGTGAACCGCCGACGACACAACTCTTCAGATGGCTTTGATTCTGGTATTGGACGTCCTAATGGAG gtaactttggaaggaaagaaaaaaatggatggcGTACACATGGAAGAAATGGTACTGAAAACATAAATCATCGAGGGGGATACCATGGTGGAAGTTCCCGTTCTCGTAGCAGTATTTTCCATTCTGGAAAAAGCCAAGGACTTCATGAAAACAACATACCTGACAGTGAGACAGGGAGGAAAGACGACAAGAGAGAACGCAAGCAGTTTGAGGCTGAGGATTTT ccatcTCTAAATCCTGAATATGAGAGAGAACCAAATCAGAATAAATCTTTAGCTGCGGGTGTATGGG GCCTACACGCccagacacacacatacccaaCCAAAAAAATCTCCCAAGCTCCTCTCTTAG AATATCCCCCGAATCCTAAATCTAGAACTCAAAGGATGCTGGTCATTAAGAAAGGTAATACAAAAGACTTACAACTATCTGGATTCCCAGTAGTAGGAAATCTTCAGTCACAGCCAGTTAAGAATGGGACTGGTCCAAGTGTTTATAAAGGCTTAGTTCCTAAACCTGCTGCTCCACCTACAAAA CCTACACAATGGAAAAGccaaactaaagaaaataaagttgggaCTTCTTTCCCTCATGAGTCTACATACGGTGTtggcaactttaatgcttttaaatCAACTGCCAAGAATTTTAGTCCGTCAACAACTTCAGTGAAAGAG tgtaaTCGCTCAAATTCTTCTTCACCTGTTGACAAACTTAATCAGCAGCCTCGTCTAACCAAACTGACACGAATGCGCACAGATAAAAAGAGTGAGTTTTTGAAAGCATTGAAAAGGGACAGAGTGGAAGAGGAACATGAAGATGAAAGCCATGTGGGCTCAGAAAAG GATGACGACTCATTTAATTTGCATAACAGCAATAGTACTCACCAAGAAAGGGATATAAACCGAAACTTCGATGAAAATGAAATTCCACAAGAGAATGGCAATGCCTCAGTAATTTCCCAACAGATCATTCGGTCTTCAACCTTCCCGCAGACTGATGTTCTTTCTAGTTCACTTGAAGCAGAACACAG ATTGTTAAAGGAGATGGGTTGgcaagaagacagtgaaaatgaTGAAACATGTGCACCCTTaactgaggatgaaatgagagaaTTCCAAGTTATTAGTGAACAG TTACAGAAGAATGGTCTGAGGAAAAATGGCATTTTGAAAAATGGCCTGATCTGTGACTTCAAGTTTGGACCCTGGAAAAACAGCACTTTCAAACCCACTATTGAGAATGATGACACAGAGACAAGCAGCAGTGACACATCAGATGACGACGACGTGTGA
- the GPBP1 gene encoding vasculin isoform X2, translating into MAQHDFAPAWLNFPTPPSSTKSSLNFEKHSENFSWTENRYDVNRRRHNSSDGFDSGIGRPNGGNFGRKEKNGWRTHGRNGTENINHRGGYHGGSSRSRSSIFHSGKSQGLHENNIPDSETGRKDDKRERKQFEAEDFPSLNPEYEREPNQNKSLAAGVWEYPPNPKSRTQRMLVIKKGNTKDLQLSGFPVVGNLQSQPVKNGTGPSVYKGLVPKPAAPPTKPTQWKSQTKENKVGTSFPHESTYGVGNFNAFKSTAKNFSPSTTSVKECNRSNSSSPVDKLNQQPRLTKLTRMRTDKKSEFLKALKRDRVEEEHEDESHVGSEKDDDSFNLHNSNSTHQERDINRNFDENEIPQENGNASVISQQIIRSSTFPQTDVLSSSLEAEHRLLKEMGWQEDSENDETCAPLTEDEMREFQVISEQLQKNGLRKNGILKNGLICDFKFGPWKNSTFKPTIENDDTETSSSDTSDDDDV; encoded by the exons TCGTCACTGAATTTTGAAAAGCATTCTGAAAACTTTTCATGGACAGAAAATCGTTATGATGTGAACCGCCGACGACACAACTCTTCAGATGGCTTTGATTCTGGTATTGGACGTCCTAATGGAG gtaactttggaaggaaagaaaaaaatggatggcGTACACATGGAAGAAATGGTACTGAAAACATAAATCATCGAGGGGGATACCATGGTGGAAGTTCCCGTTCTCGTAGCAGTATTTTCCATTCTGGAAAAAGCCAAGGACTTCATGAAAACAACATACCTGACAGTGAGACAGGGAGGAAAGACGACAAGAGAGAACGCAAGCAGTTTGAGGCTGAGGATTTT ccatcTCTAAATCCTGAATATGAGAGAGAACCAAATCAGAATAAATCTTTAGCTGCGGGTGTATGGG AATATCCCCCGAATCCTAAATCTAGAACTCAAAGGATGCTGGTCATTAAGAAAGGTAATACAAAAGACTTACAACTATCTGGATTCCCAGTAGTAGGAAATCTTCAGTCACAGCCAGTTAAGAATGGGACTGGTCCAAGTGTTTATAAAGGCTTAGTTCCTAAACCTGCTGCTCCACCTACAAAA CCTACACAATGGAAAAGccaaactaaagaaaataaagttgggaCTTCTTTCCCTCATGAGTCTACATACGGTGTtggcaactttaatgcttttaaatCAACTGCCAAGAATTTTAGTCCGTCAACAACTTCAGTGAAAGAG tgtaaTCGCTCAAATTCTTCTTCACCTGTTGACAAACTTAATCAGCAGCCTCGTCTAACCAAACTGACACGAATGCGCACAGATAAAAAGAGTGAGTTTTTGAAAGCATTGAAAAGGGACAGAGTGGAAGAGGAACATGAAGATGAAAGCCATGTGGGCTCAGAAAAG GATGACGACTCATTTAATTTGCATAACAGCAATAGTACTCACCAAGAAAGGGATATAAACCGAAACTTCGATGAAAATGAAATTCCACAAGAGAATGGCAATGCCTCAGTAATTTCCCAACAGATCATTCGGTCTTCAACCTTCCCGCAGACTGATGTTCTTTCTAGTTCACTTGAAGCAGAACACAG ATTGTTAAAGGAGATGGGTTGgcaagaagacagtgaaaatgaTGAAACATGTGCACCCTTaactgaggatgaaatgagagaaTTCCAAGTTATTAGTGAACAG TTACAGAAGAATGGTCTGAGGAAAAATGGCATTTTGAAAAATGGCCTGATCTGTGACTTCAAGTTTGGACCCTGGAAAAACAGCACTTTCAAACCCACTATTGAGAATGATGACACAGAGACAAGCAGCAGTGACACATCAGATGACGACGACGTGTGA